One segment of Synechococcus sp. MU1617 DNA contains the following:
- a CDS encoding HAD family hydrolase, producing MGIRLLHLHLHGLFRSHELELGRDADTGGQTLYVLELARSLAQRAEVDQVDVVTRLIQDRRVHLDYSQREEVIGPAARILRFPFGPKRYLRKELLWPHLEELADQLVEHLSQPGQRVDWIHAHYADAGLVGALVSQRLGIPLVFTGHSLGREKQRRLLASGLDRSQIEQTYAISRRIDAEERALAQADLVITSTRQEADQQYSRYGHFQADQAEVVPPGVDATRFHPHSSSQECSALQSLLQPFLREPDRPPLLAISRAVRRKNIPALVEAFGQSPVLRQRHNLVLVLGCRDDPRQLEKQQRDVLQQVFDLVDRFDLYGQVAYPKQHSRAQIPALYRWAARRGGLFVNPALTEPFGLTLLEAAACGLPMVATDDGGPRDIQLRCDNGLLADVTDPGALQEALELAGSDRSRWRRWSDNGVEAISRHFSWDAHVCQYLALMQQKIRVSPVRPMSVVRRPSPVSRLLALDLDSCLELPEERSLAHLRDRLHAEPFAASTGLVILTGRSLDQARQRYQELHLPDPKAWICRAGTEIHHRLDRAEDPVWAQRISQAWDREAVLAAMGQLQEHLQLQESDHQSHFKVSYLLRASNRGLIGLARQCLRRHGLQAEPQLRCHWFLDVLPQRASRSEAIRFLAQSWQLPLDQVLVVASQQGDGELLEGLPATVVPADHDPCLLGQRTQQRVYVSKRPSVGAVLDGLTHYRFSGSR from the coding sequence ATGGGGATCCGGTTGTTGCATCTGCATCTTCACGGCCTGTTTCGTTCTCATGAGCTTGAGCTGGGACGGGATGCTGATACCGGTGGCCAGACGTTGTACGTCCTGGAGCTCGCGCGCAGCCTGGCTCAGCGGGCCGAGGTCGATCAGGTTGATGTGGTCACTCGCCTGATTCAGGACCGTCGGGTTCACCTCGATTACAGCCAACGGGAAGAGGTCATTGGTCCGGCTGCCCGCATCCTGCGCTTTCCCTTTGGTCCGAAGCGGTATCTGCGCAAGGAGTTGCTTTGGCCCCATCTCGAGGAGCTGGCTGATCAGCTGGTGGAACATCTGAGCCAGCCCGGCCAGAGGGTTGATTGGATTCATGCTCACTACGCCGATGCCGGGCTGGTGGGTGCTTTGGTCAGTCAGCGATTGGGGATTCCGCTTGTCTTCACCGGCCATTCCCTCGGTCGGGAGAAACAGCGACGTCTCCTTGCCAGTGGCCTGGATCGCTCTCAGATCGAGCAGACCTATGCCATCAGCCGCCGAATCGACGCTGAAGAGCGTGCTCTGGCCCAGGCGGATCTTGTGATCACCAGCACCCGTCAGGAGGCGGATCAGCAGTACTCCCGCTACGGCCACTTTCAGGCGGATCAGGCGGAGGTTGTGCCCCCCGGGGTCGATGCCACCCGGTTCCATCCCCACAGTTCATCGCAGGAATGCTCCGCGCTGCAAAGTCTGTTGCAGCCTTTCCTAAGGGAGCCGGATCGTCCGCCCCTGCTTGCGATTTCCCGTGCGGTGCGGCGCAAGAACATTCCCGCGCTGGTGGAAGCCTTTGGCCAGTCGCCGGTGTTGCGGCAGCGTCACAACCTGGTGCTTGTGCTGGGCTGTCGGGATGACCCGCGTCAGCTCGAGAAGCAGCAGCGTGATGTGCTTCAGCAGGTGTTCGATCTGGTGGATCGGTTTGATCTCTATGGCCAGGTGGCTTATCCCAAACAACACAGCCGTGCCCAGATTCCCGCTCTTTACCGCTGGGCGGCGCGTCGTGGAGGGCTGTTTGTGAACCCGGCGTTGACCGAACCTTTCGGACTCACCCTTCTGGAGGCCGCGGCCTGTGGTTTGCCGATGGTGGCCACCGATGATGGCGGTCCACGGGACATCCAACTCCGCTGCGACAACGGTCTTCTGGCGGACGTCACCGATCCTGGTGCACTTCAAGAGGCCTTGGAATTGGCCGGCAGCGATCGCTCCCGTTGGCGTCGTTGGAGTGACAACGGGGTTGAGGCCATCAGTCGCCACTTCAGCTGGGATGCCCATGTGTGTCAGTACCTCGCCCTGATGCAGCAGAAGATCCGCGTGTCACCTGTTCGTCCGATGTCGGTGGTGCGGCGGCCAAGTCCCGTCTCCAGGCTGTTGGCGTTGGATCTTGACAGTTGCTTGGAGCTGCCGGAGGAACGCTCCTTGGCGCATCTGCGCGATCGGCTTCATGCCGAACCTTTTGCCGCCTCGACAGGCTTGGTGATCCTCACGGGGCGGTCGCTGGATCAGGCGCGTCAGCGCTACCAGGAGTTGCATCTTCCCGACCCCAAGGCCTGGATCTGCCGTGCTGGGACCGAGATTCACCACAGGCTGGATCGTGCAGAAGATCCCGTTTGGGCGCAGCGCATCAGCCAAGCCTGGGATCGCGAGGCTGTTCTCGCAGCGATGGGGCAACTCCAGGAACACCTTCAGCTTCAGGAGTCTGATCATCAGAGTCACTTCAAGGTCAGCTACCTCTTGCGTGCCTCCAACCGCGGTCTGATTGGTTTGGCCCGTCAGTGCTTGCGCCGCCATGGTTTGCAAGCTGAACCCCAGCTCCGTTGCCACTGGTTCCTGGATGTTCTGCCCCAGCGCGCATCCCGCAGCGAGGCCATCCGTTTTCTGGCCCAGTCTTGGCAGCTCCCCCTGGACCAGGTTCTGGTGGTGGCCAGTCAGCAGGGGGATGGAGAATTGCTGGAGGGTTTGCCCGCCACGGTGGTTCCTGCGGATCATGATCCCTGCCTGTTGGGTCAAAGGACCCAGCAGCGGGTGTATGTGTCGAAACGCCCCAGTGTTGGAGCCGTGCTGGATGGCTTAACCCACTACCGGTTTTCAGGCAGCCGTTGA